The following proteins come from a genomic window of Oncorhynchus mykiss isolate Arlee chromosome 19, USDA_OmykA_1.1, whole genome shotgun sequence:
- the LOC110497453 gene encoding lecithin retinol acyltransferase — MFDSLTFLVEKLSLLSNFKLFEFKWTDRKRNEAGCKERTMHSHAPLSLQRGDLLEVPRTLFTHFGIYLGDNKVAHLIPDIMPVLTNDKMIIKTVITNKRLIMGCLYKCATVRVDTLEDFVYGSNILVNHMDRKCKAQQPFPNEEVAERAEQLVGAIPYSLLWNNCEHFVTYCRYGSAKSQQTEMFCECLKSIIQDQRSVFLSVLLGMIYIVCFGLAPSTTLPTTLISFTLWMAG, encoded by the exons ATGTTCGACTCGTTGACATTTCTCGTCGAGAAGCTATCCCTTCTCTCCAACTTCAAACTTTTCGAGTTTAAATGGACGGATAGGAAACGCAATGAGGCGGGATGCAAAGAGCGCACGATGCACAGTCACGCGCCGTTGTCTCTCCAGAGAGGGGACCTTTTGGAGGTGCCGAGAACTTTGTTCACGCACTTCGGTATCTACTTGGGTGACAACAAAGTCGCTCACCTGATCCCGGATATCATGCCCGTGCTAACCAACGATAAGATGATCATCAAAACAGTTATCACAAATAAGAGACTCATCATGGGTTGCTTGTACAAGTGTGCCACGGTGCGCGTGGACACTTTGGAGGACTTTGTGTATGGCTCAAACATATTGGTGAATCATATGGATAGAAAATGCAAGGCGCAACAACCGTTCCCAAATGAAGAGGTTGCTGAGAGGGCAGAACAACTCGTCGGCGCCATCCCTTACAGTTTACTATGGAATAACTGTGAACATTTTGTTACATACTGCAGATACGGTTCCGCGAAAAGTCAGCAAACGGAAATG TTTTGTGAGTGCCTGAAATCCATCATCCAAGACCAGAGGAGTGTCTTTCTCAGCGTTCTCCTGGGAATGATCTACATCGTCTGCTTTGGCCTCGCACCTTCAACTACATTACCCACAACCCTCATCTCCTTCACTCTGTGGATGGCCGGCTGA
- the LOC110497454 gene encoding lecithin retinol acyltransferase-like, with the protein MITFLQLLSLFFIASKVDEEDKDKDSKYDLSLYKRGDLLEVPRTLFTHFGIYLGNNRVAHFIPDILPVFTKNKAAIGKMVTNNRLILGVIAKSASVRVDSLADFAYGSEILVNHMDKLCSQPPLEGDEVARRAEKLMGSMTYSLLWYNCEHFVMYCRYGMAISYQTYQFCLTVRKIICSRMNAYLTALCGTGTVLYLGSVTLLNTVPTLLVPFTIWMAS; encoded by the exons ATGATTACCTTCCTCCAACTCCTCAGCCTCTTCTTCATTGCTTCCAAAGTGGATGAAGAGGACAAGGACAAAGACTCTAAGTATGACCTGTCCTTGTACAAACGTGGCGACCTTTTGGAAGTTCCTAGAACTCTCTTCACCCATTTCGGCATCTACCTGGGCAACAACCGGGTGGCCCACTTCATCCCGGACATCCTTCCGGTATTCACCAAGAACAAGGCTGCCATCGGCAAGATGGTGACCAACAACCGGCTGATTCTAGGGGTGATCGCCAAGTCGGCGAGCGTCAGGGTGGACTCGTTGGCGGATTTCGCGTATGGCTCGGAGATCCTGGTCAACCACATGGACAAGCTGTGCAGCCAGCCCCCCCTGGAGGGGGACGAGGTGGCCAGGAGGGCAGAGAAGCTCATGGGCTCCATGACCTACAGTTTGCTGTGGTACAACTGTGAACACTTCGTCATGTACTGTCGCTATGGCATGGCCATCAGCTACCAGACCTACCAG TTCTGTTTGACAGTGAGGAAGATCATCTGCAGCAGGATGAACGCCTACCTCACAGCTCTGTGTGGAACGGGCACCGTGTTATACCTGGGCTCCGTAACGCTGCTCAACACAGTACCCACCCTGCTCGTCCCCTTCACCATCTGGATGGCATCGTAA
- the LOC110498558 gene encoding neuropeptide Y receptor type 2, which produces MDAESQVNITPMEDWANSSRLACEFSNCRNNFPDLEDSTKLVGVQVILILAYSTIILFGVIGNSLVIYVVYKFKTLHTVTNFFIVNLAVADLLVNTLCLPFTLINTLHGEWRFGQALCFMLPFSQGMAVHVSTITLNIIALDRHRSIVYHLETKMSKEMCAAVIIMTWAISAVLASPLAIFREYGTFDLSPEQSIQVCTEKWPGSGMDGTIYSISMLLLQYCLPLAINSFAYIRIWSKLKNHVSPAGRNNRHQRKRKTTKMLVIVVVVFAVSWLPLHAFQLAIDIDNSVLEMKDFKLLFTMFHIVAMCSTFVNPILYGWMNNNYRTAFLSVCKCSQPVNSGSRNIMSRKTLREKDMSDTDFKATKV; this is translated from the coding sequence ATGGATGCTGAAAGTCAAGTAAACATAACTCCAATGGAGGATTGGGCGAATTCTTCTAGACTTGCTTGTGAATTCTCAAACTGCCGCAACAACTTTCCAGACCTGGAGGACAGCACCAAGCTGGTGGGAGTGCAAGTGATCCTCATCTTGGCTTACAGCACCATCATACTGTTCGGAGTCATCGGAAACTCCCTGGTGATATACGTGGTGTACAAGTTCAAAACTCTGCACACCGTCACCAATTTTTTCATCGTGAACCTGGCTGTGGCGGATCTGCTAGTGAATACTCTATGTCTGCCCTTTACTTTGATCAATACTCTCCATGGGGAGTGGAGGTTTGGCCAGGCATTGTGCTTCATGCTGCCCTTCTCCCAAGGCATGGCCGTGCACGTTTCCACCATCACGCTCAACATCATCGCCCTGGACCGCCACCGGAGCATCGTCTACCACCTGGAGACCAAGATGTCCAAGGAAATGTGCGCCGCTGTCATCATCATGACGTGGGCCATAAGCGCAGTCCTGGCCAGCCCGCTCGCCATCTTCCGGGAGTACGGGACGTTTGACCTTTCGCCCGAGCAGTCCATTCAGGTTTGCACGGAAAAGTGGCCAGGGAGCGGCATGGACGGCACCATCTATAGTATCTCCATGCTCCTGCTCCAGTACTGCCTGCCGCTGGCCATCAACTCCTTCGCCTACATCCGCATCTGGAGTAAGCTGAAGAACCACGTGAGTCCGGCAGGGAGGAACAACCGCCACCAGCGCAAGAGGAAGACCACTAAGATGCTGGTGATCGTGGTGGTGGTGTTTGCAGTGAGCTGGCTGCCTCTCCACGCCTTCCAGCTGGCCATTGACATTGACAACAGTGTCTTGGAAATGAAAGACTTCAAGCTGCTTTTCACCATGTTCCACATCGTGGCCATGTGCTCGACCTTCGTCAACCCCATCCTCTATGGGTGGATGAACAACAACTACCGGACTgcgtttctgtctgtgtgtaagtgCAGCCAACCTGTCAATTCTGGGTCGAGGAACATCATGAGCAGAAAGACACTGAGGGAAAAAGACATGAGCGATACAGATTTCAAAGCGACTAAAGTCTGA